One Hordeum vulgare subsp. vulgare chromosome 4H, MorexV3_pseudomolecules_assembly, whole genome shotgun sequence DNA window includes the following coding sequences:
- the LOC123448899 gene encoding pyruvate decarboxylase 2: MDTHIGSVDGPSPAAVNGAVGCPASAPGCPIMSSHPAPSAAGEASLGRHLARRLVQVGVSDVFAVPGDFNLTLLDHLVAEPGLRLVGCCNELNAGYAADGYARARGVGACAVTFTVGGLSVLNAIAGAYSENLPVICIAGGPNSNDYGTNRILHHTIGVPDFSQELRCFQTVTCHQAVVTNLDDAHEQIDTAIATALRESKPVYLSISCNLPGLPHPTFTRDPVPFFLAPRMSNKMGLEAAVEATVEFLNKAVKPVLVAGPKLRVAKAGKAFVDLVDASGYAYATMPSAKGFVPETHPHYIGTYWGAVSTAFCAEIVESADAYLFAGPIFNDYSSVGYSFLLKKDKAIIVQPERVIIGNGPAFGCVMMKEYLSALAKRVQKNTTAYENYKRIFVPEGHPLKGEANEPLRVNVLFKHIQDMLTGDNAVLAETGDSWFNCQKLKLPEGCGYEFQMQYGSIGWSVGALLGYAQGASDKRVIACIGDGSFQVTAQDVSTMLRCEQNSIIFLINNGGYTIEVEIHDGPYNVIKNWNYTALVEAIHNGEGKCWTAKVKCEEELTAAIETALGEKKDSLCFIEVIAHKDDTSKELLEWGSRVSAANSRPPNPQ; the protein is encoded by the exons ATGGACACCCACATCGGGTCCGTCGACGGGCCGTCGCCGGCGGCGGTGAACGGCGCGGTGGGATGCCCGGCGTCCGCGCCGGGGTGCCCGATCATGTCCTCCCACCCGGCGCCGTCAGCAGCCGGGGAGGCCTCGCTGGGGCGCCATCTGGCGCGCCGGCTCGTGCAGGTCGGCGTCAGCGACGTCTTCGCCGTGCCCGGGGACTTCAACCTCACGCTGCTCGACCACCTCGTCGCCGAGCCCGGGCTGCGCCTCGTCGGCTGCTGCAACGAGCTCAACGCCGGCTACGCGGCCGACGGCTACGCGCGGGCCCGCGGCGTCGGCGCATGCGCGGTCACCTTCACCGTCGGCGGCCTCAGCGTCCTCAACGCCATCGCCGGCGCCTACAGCGAGAACCTCCCCGTCATCTGCATCGCCGGCGGGCCCAACTCCAACGACTACGGCACCAACCGCATCCTCCACCACACCATCGGCGTCCCCGACTTCTCGCAGGAGCTACGCTGCTTCCAGACCGTCACCTGCCACCAG GCGGTGGTGACCAACCTGGACGACGCGCACGAGCAGATCGACACGGCCATCGCGACGGCGCTCAGGGAGAGCAAGCCGGTTTACCTCAGCATCAGCTGCAACCTCCCTGGGCTACCTCACCCCACCTTTACCCGTGACCCggtccccttcttcctcgcccCCAG GATGAGCAACAAGATGGGGCTCGAGGCTGCAGTGGAGGCAACCGTCGAGTTCCTGAACAAGGCGGTGAAGCCAGTGCTTGTGGCCGGCCCCAAATTGCGGGTGGCGAAGGCGGGGAAGGCCTTCGTCGACCTTGTGGACGCCAGTGGCTATGCCTATGCCACAATGCCATCGGCCAAGGGCTTCGTGCCAGAGACGCACCCCCACTACATCGGCACCTACTGGGGCGCCGTCAGCACGGCCTTCTGCGCCGAGATCGTCGAGTCGGCCGACGCCTACCTCTTCGCTGGTCCTATCTTCAACGACTACAGCTCTGTTGGCTACTCGTTCCTGCTCAAGAAGGACAAGGCCATCATCGTGCAGCCTGAGCGCGTCATCATTGGGAACGGCCCGGCATTCGGCTGCGTCATGATGAAGGAGTACTTGTCTGCACTGGCCAAGCGGGTCCAGAAGAACACCACCGCCTACGAGAACTACAAGAGGATCTTCGTGCCCGAGGGCCATCCGCTCAAGGGCGAGGCGAACGAGCCGCTGCGTGTCAATGTGCTCTTCAAGCACATCCAGGACATGCTTACGGGTGACAATGCAGTGCTCGCCGAGACTGGTGACTCCTGGTTCAACTGTCAGAAGCTGAAGCTGCCCGAGGGCTGCGG GTATGAATTCCAGATGCAGTATGGCTCGATTGGATGGTCGGTGGGTGCATTGCTCGGGTACGCGCAAGGCGCAAGTGACAAGCGTGTTATAGCCTGCATTGGTGATGGGAGCTTCCAG GTGACAGCACAGGATGTGTCGACCATGCTGCGGTGCGAGCAGAACAGCATAATCTTCCTGATCAACAATGGCGGGTACACCATCGAGGTGGAGATCCACGACGGGCCTTACAATGTCATCAAGAACTGGAACTACACCGCCCTTGTGGAGGCCATCCACAACGGCGAGGGCAAATGCTGGACTGCCAAG GTGAAGTGCGAGGAGGAGCTGACGGCGGCGATAGAGACGGCGCTGGGGGAGAAGAAGGACTCTCTGTGCTTCATCGAGGTGATCGCGCACAAGGACGACACCAGCAAAGAGCTTCTGGAATGGGGCTCCAGGGTCTCCGCTGCCAACTCCAGGCCACCCAACCCCCAGTAG